In one window of Methanothermobacter sp. DNA:
- a CDS encoding ATPase, T2SS/T4P/T4SS family — MRDKRKEILREILGEFAADEEATPREEKRERPAESEFKVEKVLEKPAPKPAPRGPDIKDVEIIEGDLIPKYKVSLPKFSEKERELLNEIREKLVEVAVSKGEDFRIDESTFMSEVKEFLRVKGVRNVDKLAKQISQEMLGYGELDPLIKDDDLEEIMVIGVNKPVFVYHRKMGMMITNVVFKDDDDIKAIIDLIARQVNRRIDQQTPILDARLPDGSRINATIPPVSPDGSTLTIRKFRKDPFTVVDLINFKTMSSHLAAFLWVCTDGLGVKPCNAIVAGGTGSGKTTTLNTVSAFVPPTERIITIEDTLELQLPHTHVLRMETRPPNIEGKGELDMDTLVKNSLRQRPDRVIVGEVRGGEAITLFTALNTGHSGFGTLHANTARETITRLINPPMNVPRIMIPALDFIIMQNRMYRPEGGSIRRITEVAEVVGMEEGNVQLNRVFEWNSVTDKVEYVGIASQTLREIAELRAISINEIEEEIERRRLVLEYLADENIRSIDEVGHYINEYYRDPDGVLDSIL; from the coding sequence ATGAGGGACAAGAGGAAGGAGATTCTGAGGGAAATTCTCGGAGAATTCGCAGCGGATGAGGAAGCGACTCCAAGGGAAGAGAAAAGGGAGAGGCCTGCGGAATCGGAATTCAAGGTTGAAAAGGTGCTTGAAAAGCCAGCGCCGAAACCGGCCCCCCGCGGTCCCGATATAAAGGATGTTGAAATCATTGAGGGCGACCTCATACCCAAATACAAGGTGTCCCTTCCAAAGTTCTCTGAGAAGGAAAGGGAACTCCTCAACGAGATCCGTGAGAAACTTGTTGAGGTTGCGGTATCCAAAGGTGAGGATTTCAGGATAGACGAATCCACCTTCATGTCGGAGGTTAAGGAATTTCTCAGGGTGAAGGGGGTTCGTAATGTCGATAAGCTCGCCAAGCAGATCTCCCAGGAGATGCTGGGATACGGGGAACTTGACCCACTCATCAAGGATGATGACCTCGAGGAGATAATGGTAATCGGTGTCAACAAACCAGTCTTCGTCTATCACCGGAAGATGGGTATGATGATAACCAATGTGGTCTTCAAGGACGATGACGATATAAAGGCCATAATTGACCTCATTGCAAGGCAGGTGAACAGGCGTATAGACCAGCAGACACCCATACTGGATGCAAGGTTGCCTGATGGATCAAGGATCAATGCGACAATACCCCCTGTATCTCCAGACGGGTCGACACTCACCATACGAAAATTCAGGAAGGACCCCTTCACAGTTGTTGACCTCATAAACTTCAAGACCATGTCCTCACATCTGGCGGCCTTCCTCTGGGTCTGCACAGATGGACTCGGGGTGAAGCCATGCAACGCCATAGTCGCTGGGGGTACAGGTTCAGGTAAAACAACAACCCTCAACACAGTATCCGCCTTTGTACCCCCTACCGAGCGTATCATCACAATTGAGGATACACTGGAACTTCAGCTGCCCCACACCCACGTCCTGAGGATGGAGACAAGACCACCAAACATAGAGGGTAAGGGTGAACTGGACATGGACACCCTGGTTAAGAACTCCCTCCGTCAGAGACCCGACAGGGTGATCGTCGGGGAGGTCAGGGGTGGAGAGGCAATAACACTCTTCACAGCCCTCAACACAGGGCACAGTGGGTTTGGAACACTTCACGCAAACACCGCCAGGGAAACAATAACCCGTCTCATAAACCCTCCCATGAACGTGCCGAGGATAATGATACCTGCCCTTGATTTCATAATCATGCAGAACAGGATGTACCGCCCTGAAGGGGGTTCCATAAGGAGGATAACAGAGGTTGCCGAGGTTGTGGGTATGGAGGAGGGCAATGTTCAGCTCAACAGGGTCTTTGAATGGAACAGCGTAACAGATAAGGTGGAATACGTTGGAATAGCCAGCCAGACCCTCAGGGAGATAGCTGAACTCAGGGCCATAAGCATAAATGAGATAGAGGAGGAGATCGAAAGAAGAAGACTCGTCCTAGAATACCTGGCCGATGAGAACATAAGGTCCATAGATGAGGTTGGACACTACATAAATGAGTACTACAGGGACCCGGATGGTGTTCTTGACAGCATACTCTGA
- a CDS encoding type II secretion system F family protein, whose protein sequence is MVSIRDIFDKLGGLTLTSTKKVGEGVQKPVKKIGEIKPKAPPIGKPGGILKREPGKPKPGFLSRRGSARVISRMKMTPEEIEVFKGLIEADKRLEERGEDRATRESFQRASLEEILKEEEKEQLDPKLIMILGGGSGAVLLIVMVVLGFGIEIGLAMMLAVLFMAIIIIFLPNLQKGKRSSEASRELPFALRQMATELKSGLGLHDSMRSVAMSGYGALSEEFARTLEEIKYGETTESALIEMSNRIESDGLKRAVYQITRTLNSGGDLSKTLNVIADDIAYEMRMKLKDYSQKLNSFTMIYMFLAILGPVIFLVMLLAASTVMGSVLPPIAIILIYLFLFPMLVGFMAFMIKRLEPKL, encoded by the coding sequence ATGGTCTCAATCAGGGATATATTCGATAAACTAGGAGGACTCACTCTCACATCCACGAAGAAGGTGGGGGAGGGCGTTCAGAAGCCCGTTAAGAAGATAGGTGAGATAAAGCCAAAGGCACCACCAATCGGAAAACCTGGGGGAATCTTGAAGAGGGAACCCGGGAAACCAAAGCCCGGTTTTCTCTCAAGGAGGGGGTCAGCGAGGGTTATAAGCAGGATGAAGATGACCCCTGAGGAGATAGAGGTATTCAAGGGCCTTATAGAGGCAGATAAGAGACTAGAAGAGAGAGGGGAGGACAGAGCAACCCGTGAAAGCTTTCAGAGGGCGTCCCTTGAGGAGATACTGAAGGAGGAGGAAAAGGAGCAGCTTGACCCCAAGCTCATAATGATACTTGGTGGGGGCTCAGGGGCGGTGCTGCTGATTGTGATGGTTGTCCTTGGCTTCGGGATCGAGATAGGCCTTGCAATGATGCTGGCTGTTCTCTTCATGGCCATAATCATAATATTCCTTCCGAACCTTCAGAAGGGCAAACGTTCAAGCGAGGCTTCCAGGGAACTGCCCTTTGCACTCCGTCAGATGGCCACCGAACTCAAATCAGGGCTTGGACTCCATGACAGTATGCGTTCAGTTGCAATGTCCGGCTACGGGGCCCTTTCTGAGGAGTTCGCAAGGACACTTGAGGAGATCAAGTATGGTGAGACCACTGAGAGCGCCCTTATTGAGATGAGTAACCGCATAGAATCTGATGGCCTCAAGAGGGCCGTATACCAGATCACAAGGACCCTCAACAGTGGTGGTGATCTATCCAAGACACTCAATGTTATTGCAGATGATATTGCATATGAGATGAGAATGAAGCTCAAGGATTATTCCCAGAAGCTCAACTCCTTCACCATGATCTACATGTTCCTTGCGATTCTGGGACCAGTTATATTCCTTGTCATGCTCCTGGCAGCGTCCACTGTTATGGGGTCAGTCCTTCCACCAATAGCCATTATACTGATATACCTCTTCCTCTTCCCGATGCTGGTGGGGTTCATGGCCTTCATGATCAAGAGGCTTGAGCCAAAACTTTAG
- a CDS encoding ATP-binding cassette domain-containing protein, translating to MIQVKNLSYTYPDGTTALRNINMEIGRGERVAVIGPNGAGKSTLFLHLNGILRPSSGEIIIDGDKINYSKSELIRIRQKVGIVFQNPDDQLFSPTVRDDVAFGPMNLGLSEDEVEERVRESLERVGMSGYEERAPHHLSGGEKKRVAIAGILAMKPEIMVLDEPTTGLDPETADGIIDILLELSSEGITVIISSHDVEILSQFAERIFVLNSGELIAEGTPGEIFGEPEIIRRASLRLPRTADLMNRLRMAGFDVDVKLTVDEAYPELLHLLGADAYHRLLHFLGEEKQHKLMHLLGDEKYHELLHVLRER from the coding sequence ATGATTCAGGTGAAGAACCTCAGCTACACCTATCCCGATGGAACCACAGCCCTCAGGAACATTAACATGGAAATAGGGAGGGGCGAACGTGTTGCCGTCATAGGGCCCAACGGGGCAGGTAAATCAACACTTTTTCTTCACCTCAACGGGATACTCAGGCCATCATCCGGCGAAATAATAATTGATGGGGATAAAATCAACTACAGCAAATCTGAACTTATAAGGATAAGACAGAAGGTGGGTATAGTTTTCCAGAACCCGGATGATCAGCTCTTCTCTCCAACTGTGAGAGATGATGTTGCCTTTGGCCCCATGAACCTTGGACTCAGTGAAGATGAAGTCGAAGAAAGGGTTAGGGAGTCACTTGAAAGGGTGGGTATGTCCGGCTATGAAGAAAGGGCACCCCATCATCTTAGCGGTGGTGAGAAGAAGAGGGTGGCCATTGCAGGGATCCTGGCAATGAAGCCTGAAATCATGGTCCTTGATGAGCCCACAACGGGACTTGACCCTGAAACCGCCGATGGGATAATCGACATACTCCTTGAACTGAGCAGTGAGGGCATAACAGTTATAATATCCTCCCACGACGTTGAAATCCTCAGCCAGTTCGCTGAGAGGATCTTTGTTCTAAACAGTGGCGAACTCATAGCCGAGGGAACACCCGGTGAAATCTTTGGAGAACCTGAAATAATAAGAAGAGCCAGTTTAAGACTTCCCAGGACCGCTGACCTCATGAACCGTCTCAGGATGGCGGGATTTGATGTTGATGTTAAACTAACGGTGGATGAGGCATACCCCGAACTCCTGCACCTTCTAGGTGCAGATGCATACCACAGACTGCTTCACTTTCTGGGTGAAGAAAAACAGCATAAACTCATGCATCTTCTCGGGGATGAGAAGTACCATGAACTTCTACATGTGCTTCGGGAGCGATGA